Proteins from one Puniceicoccales bacterium genomic window:
- a CDS encoding sigma-54 dependent transcriptional regulator, which yields MPLLSLLVVDDEKYTRDALVKLLGTKYDVFVASGVDEALSYLKSHKFCAVLTDLRMGASSGMNVVEQCVVGGIPSIVMTAYGDVETAVLAIKNGAFDFITKPIDLPKLDVLLKQAIKYKSTETITIEPSQARPSIICAEDSPFMSIALKAKKLANNRVNVLITGETGTGKEIIAGVIHFSGHRKTKPFVPVHCASLSSSLLESELFGHEKGAFTGATARHMGRFEKANGGTLFLDEIGEIDMQTQIKLLRFLETRSFERVGGSDQLSVDVRVVCATNRDLQVMVAEGKFREDLYYRLNVVELRLPPLRERKMDIPKLVEHYVGLFAKENNLKVSVSLEVMELFISYSWPGNVRELRNVCESAVVLLPEDRNVVMACDLDSRYC from the coding sequence ATGCCATTGCTTTCATTATTAGTAGTAGATGATGAAAAATATACCAGAGATGCTCTGGTTAAATTGCTTGGGACAAAGTATGATGTGTTTGTGGCCAGTGGTGTGGATGAGGCTTTGTCCTATTTAAAGAGTCACAAATTTTGTGCTGTTTTGACAGATTTGAGAATGGGAGCTTCATCGGGGATGAATGTGGTTGAACAATGTGTTGTAGGTGGCATTCCGTCCATAGTTATGACGGCCTATGGTGATGTGGAAACAGCTGTTTTAGCCATAAAAAATGGTGCTTTTGATTTCATTACCAAGCCCATAGATTTGCCAAAGCTCGATGTGCTATTGAAGCAGGCCATTAAATACAAATCTACCGAAACCATCACCATCGAGCCAAGTCAGGCCCGGCCGAGTATAATTTGTGCGGAGGATTCCCCGTTTATGTCCATTGCATTGAAGGCCAAGAAATTGGCGAATAATAGGGTGAATGTGTTGATCACAGGAGAGACCGGCACTGGCAAAGAGATAATTGCCGGAGTCATACATTTTTCTGGGCATAGAAAGACCAAACCATTTGTGCCTGTACATTGTGCTTCATTATCTAGCTCATTGCTGGAAAGCGAGTTATTTGGTCATGAAAAGGGTGCTTTTACCGGAGCCACAGCCAGACACATGGGTAGGTTTGAGAAGGCTAATGGTGGCACATTATTTTTAGATGAGATCGGAGAAATTGATATGCAGACCCAGATTAAGTTGCTGCGTTTTTTGGAAACAAGGTCCTTTGAGCGGGTGGGTGGAAGCGATCAACTATCTGTGGATGTTAGAGTTGTATGTGCAACAAACCGAGATCTTCAGGTCATGGTTGCCGAGGGTAAATTTAGAGAGGATTTATATTATAGGCTGAATGTGGTGGAGCTTAGGTTGCCGCCGCTACGGGAACGGAAGATGGACATTCCAAAATTGGTTGAGCATTACGTGGGATTATTTGCTAAAGAAAATAATCTGAAGGTTTCCGTTTCATTGGAAGTAATGGAGTTATTTATTAGCTACTCCTGGCCTGGCAATGTCAGAGAATTGCGAAATGTTTGCGAAAGTGCGGTGGTTCTATTGCCAGAGGATAGGAATGTGGTAATGGCCTGCGATTTGGATTCAAGGTATTGCTGA